The window TTTGAGTTGTGTGACCCTGGATAGCCTGCAGATCAAAGGATTAAGGGGCGATTTTACTCCCTTGTCTTTGGAAATGCCTACCTTGGAAAAAATACCTTTTGGGGGAATTATTGGAAATAGCTTGTTGCATCGCTACAAGCTGTTTTTTGATTTCCAGAGAATGGTATTGCGACTTTTTTTATAGAATGAGAGCAAAAAAAAAATATAAAATGGGCAGACAGGGATTCGAACCCTGAACCAAGTGCTTAAAAGGCACCTGCTCTACCGTTGAGCTATCTGCCCTTGATCCATAGAATTTATTTTCTTTAAAAAAAATGTCTAAAAAAAATCTAAAATTTTTGATCTCTTTTTCTTATATGAAAATAACGTTGTTTTTGTCTATCCAAAAGGTATAGTTTCAAAAACCCGGTGATTACCATATTCTTATGAAGAATATCTCAGTGACTGCCTTAGCCGATTGTCAAAGCCAGAAAGACCATAGAAAAATCAAGATCAACAGGGTGGGGGTTAAGGGACTTAAATATCCGATAGAAGTTCGAGATAAGAATTTTGAAAGCCAGCATACCGTTGCGACCGTATCCCTTCTTGTCGATCTTCCCCACCATTTTAAGGGGACGCATATGAGCCGATTTGTCGAAGTGCTCAATGCTCACGGGCGGATGATCCATGTCAGCAATGTTTTTGCCATCGTTCATGAACTTCAAAGGAAACTGCATGCTGAAACAGCTCATGTCATCTTAGAGTTCCCCTATTTTATAGAAAAAAAGGCCCCGGTAACGGAATCAAAAGGGTTGGTGGACTACTGGGTTCGGTTTGAAGCGGCAGCCTATCTCGATGAGACCGATTTCGTGATGTGGGTGACCGTACCGGTTACCACTTTGTGCCCCTGTTCAAAGGCGATTAGTGACAGAGGGGCACACAACCAGAGAGGGTATGTTTCCGTGGCTTTGCGATTTATCCATACGATTTGGATTGAAGACGTCATTGAGATGGTGGAAGCGTCGGCAAGTAGTCCGATTTATTCTCT is drawn from Methylacidiphilum infernorum V4 and contains these coding sequences:
- the folE2 gene encoding GTP cyclohydrolase FolE2; the encoded protein is MKNISVTALADCQSQKDHRKIKINRVGVKGLKYPIEVRDKNFESQHTVATVSLLVDLPHHFKGTHMSRFVEVLNAHGRMIHVSNVFAIVHELQRKLHAETAHVILEFPYFIEKKAPVTESKGLVDYWVRFEAAAYLDETDFVMWVTVPVTTLCPCSKAISDRGAHNQRGYVSVALRFIHTIWIEDVIEMVEASASSPIYSLLKRPDEKYVTEQAFDNPVFVEDLVRNVALRLNANPDIFWYRVEAENMESIHNHAAYACVEKGSES